CTGCTCTCCCCGGCCGCGCCGAGCTACGGGCGGTTCCGTAACTTCGAGCACCGCTCCGAGGTCTTCGCCCAGGCGGTACGCGACACCGCCGGCTGACTCAGCCCCGGTCGGCGGGCGTCGGGTCCGGCGTGCGCGCGCCCGGCAGCCGCGCGCTGCCGTCCTCGTCCTCGGCCGTGCGCGTGCGCGGCAGCAGCGCGCTCTCGTCCTCGGCCGCCGGGTCCGGCGCGCCGGGCGCCCCGGTGGCATCGGTCGGCGGGGGCCGCTTGTCGGGCGTCCAGGCGAAGGCGAGCGCCCCGCCGACCAGGGTCAGCAGCATCCCGACCAGGAAGCCGCCCAGGTTCGAGGTCAACCAGGAGACCAGCCCGAGCAGCAGCGAGAGCACGGCGTAGAAGACCCGCTGCTGCGGAGTGGCGACCAGCAGCACCCCGCAGAGCACCAGGACGGCCGGCACCAGGTACGCGGCCAGCCCCTGCGGCCCGACGTGCAGCAGCACCCCGAGCGGCGCGCGCAGGGTCACGAGCATCTCCGTGCCGCCGAGCGCGATCAGCACCCCGGCGGTGAACGGGCGGCCCCGCCGCCAGCGGCGCCAGCGCCCGCCGGGTCGGCGGGCGGCCGGCACCCGGTGCTGTTCTCCGGCGGTCACGTCAGCATCCGTCGGAGGTGAACGCCATGCGCAGGTCGGGCAGGTTGAACACGGCCGCCGTGGTGGCGTAGTTGTTCTGCCGCAGGTTGGTGATGATCACCGTGTCCGACTGCTGGGCGAAGACACCGGGGTTGCCCCGCACCCCGGGCACCTGGTCGAGGGTGCTGGCGTCCTGCCCGACGTTGATGTTCTTGAACGAGGCGTTGCCGGCGACCTCGTCACCGTCGACGACCAGGGTGCGGGCGGTGACCGGTGTTCCGCCGCCGCCCGCGGTGATCTTCAGGTAGACGCCGCCCAGGTTGATGCTCTGGCAGAGGTTCGTCAGCTCGGCCTTGTCGATCGCCGACACCATCACCAGGACCTGCCCGCCGGTGTCGCCCTGGTTGGGGCTGTCCGGAATCATGTTGTCGATGGTGGCGAACTGCTCGAAGCCCGTGCCCGTGAGCCGGTCGGCGGTGACGGTGAACGGCATGCCGGAGATGGCGAACTGCGCGCCCAGCACGCCCTGGGCGGTCAGCACGACCATGCCGGCGGCACCCGCCACGACGGTGCCCAGCGTGGCGGCGAACCGGCGCCAGCGCACGCCGCTGCGCGGCGGATCGGGTTCGATCGGTGCGATCTGCTCCGACATGGCGGGCTCCCTTTCGAGATCGATTCGTCAGCGACAATGGGAAATCGGCTGGAGGGTCTGCGCAGGCTGAAGTTACCGCCGAGTAAATGGCAGGTCAACGGCAGGTGGGGACTGGTTGAGGCGGTATCTGCCAAATGCGGCCAAAGTGAAAAACCGCTGCGGTTTCCGACCACGCCGTCAGGGGAGCGGGGCGGCCTCGCCGGTCGGCGCGCACGGCGCGGTCGTGCCCGGGCCGTCGGCCGGGCGTGCCAGTCGCGTCGCCCGGGCCGCGCCGTCGGTGCCGAGGAAGGGCGCGGTGGCCGCGTAGGTGAGCACCGGCAGCAGCAGGGGCAGCTCCGTCGCCCGGCCCTGGGCCACCCGGTTGCGGACGGTGGCGTGGATCCCACCGACCACGGTGGACACCAGCGCGTCGCGGTCCACGTCCGCCGTCGGGCCGGGGCCGGCGTCGGCGAAGAACCGGCGGAAGCTGCCGAGCAGGGCGTCGCGCTCCCGGCGGGCGTCCGGGCCCGCCGCGTCCACTTCGACGAGTGCCATCCGGGCGAAGGCAGGTACGCTCGCCAGCACCTCCAGCAGGGTGCGCAGTGCGGCGCGGGCGGCGTCCGACCACGCCGGTCCGGCCTCCCGGTAGGCGTCCTCCATGAGCTGCGACAGCACGGCGACGCCGTGCCGGTACGCGGCGAGGAAGGCGTCCTCCTTGCCGCTGAAGAGGGCGTAGAAGGCGGGCCGGGTCACCCCGGCGGCGTGGCAGATGTCGGTGACCCGGGCGTTGTCGTAGCCCTTCGTAGCCACCTCCCGCACGAGCCCGTCGAAGAGGCGGTCGCGCTGGGTCGCGGCCACCGCCTCGGCGGAGAGTCGGCGCGGACCACGCTTGATCGCGCGATCGGGGTCGCGGCCGGGGCGCGCGCCCGGCAGGGGCGCCGGCGCCGGATGCGGGCGGCGCTGCGTGGTCACCGCGTCCACCTCTCCATTCGATTGACTTTGCGACCCTCCGGGGTTTATAACTTTCTGCACGCTCAGTTGGGATCCCGTCACCATGGGTGATCTTCCGGATGGTCACCCGTCGACTCATCGAAGGAGGGCTCGATGGCTGCCATTATCGCGGAACAGGAGCGCCCTCCCAAGGTCGGAAAGACGCAGGTGACGCCGCTACGCCGCGGCGCCCCACGCCGGCCTGCCCGCTGACGTCGCCGCACCACCACCGCCACCGCCGTCCGGCCCCGACGGCCGTCCGGCACCCTCCACCGCCGTCCATGACGCGACGGCCCCGGTCGCCACGCGGGCACCCCCGCCCGCGCCTGTCGATCTCCCCCGCCCCGGAAAGGACCCACCATGCTCAGGTACGGACGAATCGGCGTGGGCCTCACCACCCTCGCGCTGCTGGCCGGCCTCGCCGCCGCCCCGGGATCAGCCGCCGCTCCGCGCTCCGCCACCCCGGCACCGTTCGCCAACAACGTGCTGACCTACCCGACGCCGGGCGGCACCGCCGTCGCCGTCAACGACGTGATCCGGGCCAGCCTCAGGACCGGCACCAACGCCACCTTCTACTCCTCCGCCACCGGCACCACCGGCGTGAAGTGCGCCGCGTCCAGCTTCAGCGCCACGGTGCTGAGCAACCCGGCGGCCCCGGGCACCGCCACCGAGAGCCTGACCGCGCAGTCCTTCACCAACTGCACCACCAACGTGATCGGCACCACCGGCGTGCAGAGCGTGACCGTGCAGAACCTGCCGTACGCCACCTCGGTCACCAGCGCCGGCGTGGTCAGGATCAGCGGCACGGCGACGGCGCCGATCCAGAGCACCGTCGTGCTGAACTCGCTGCTCGGCGCGATCACCTGCGTCTACCGGACCAGCACCAACAGCCTGACCGGCACGGCGACCAACGCCAACAACTCGATCACCTTCACCAACCAGACGCTGACGAAGTTCTCCGGCCCGAGCCTCTGCTTCGGCACGGCGTACTTCTCCGCGGCGTACTCGCCCGTGCAGGACGCCAGCAAGGGGAACGCTCCCGTCTACGTCAACTGACCGCGGTCCACCGGGCCGGCGTGCGGCGATCCGTCGTGCGCCGGCCCCCGGCCGTGCGCCGGCCGGCCGTCGCCCAGCGCCGTGTGCAGGGCCCGCACGGACCGGATGGCCGAGCGGATCTCCTGGAGGTAGCGACCCGGGGTGAGCGCCGGTTCGGGCAGCCCGGCCAGGTCGGGCAGGGCCGGGTCGACGCCGACGGTCTCGATCGCGCAGCCGTACGGCACGGCGAGGGTGCGCAGCGCGTCGCAGTGCTGGAACGGCACGTAGATCGGCGCGGTCACCATCAGCACCGGGTCGCCCGCGCGCAGGCGGACGTGCTCGGCCCAGAACCGCTGGGTGTCGGCGGTGTGTGCGCGGCGCCGCGCGGGGTCGCCGGACGGGGCGGCGAGCACCCGGACCGGCGGGCCGTCCACGGGCCGGTACGTGCGCGAGGACCAGGAGTGGTGCGGGTGGTCGGCGTCGTGGCCGTCCTCCTCGGCCGGGGCGGCCACCGCGAACTCCCGCCGCACCGCCGCGTCCAGCGCCGCCACCTCCGTGTCGCAGGGCGCGACGCCGGCCGCGTCCAGGGCCCGGCACTCCACGTCGGACAGTGGGCGGAAGCTGCCCAGCACCGCCACCTCGCCACCGATGCGGGTGCCGCCGCGCAGCAGGTGCGCCGCGTACGCGACCCGGCGCTGGCAGGCGTGCGCCAACCCGCCGAGCACGACCAGGTGGGCGTACCGCGAGCGGGCCGGCGCCGCCGGACGCACCATGCCGAGCGCGGCGGCGGTGGCGAGCACCAGCCGCGCCGTGGCCGGGTCGAAGGCCGGTTCCCGGGCGTCCGGGCGCTCCCGGCCACCCCGGAAGTCCCAGTGCCGGCCGGAGAAGTCGTCGAGGCCGGCCAGCACCCCCGCCACGTCCCCGTCCGGCCACTTCCCGCCGAAGTGCCCGACGAGGTCGCGCAGCGGCGCCGAGCCCACCCAGGCCCGTACGCCGGCCGCGAGCGCCTCGACGCTCGTGCCCGCCGCACCGGTCGGCAACGCCGGCGCCCCACGCGGCGCTTCCTCACCGGTCCGCACCGCCGGATCGTACCGGTGCCCGGGCGGCGCACGGGCGGGCCGGCGACGAACGACCGGACCGGGCGACGACGGGCGGCCCCGGTGCCGCGCCCCCTACGACTCTTGTCCCCGCCGCCGGCTGGTGGCAGCGTGCGGTTACCGCGAACGCCGCTGAGAGGGTGCGACGATGACCACCGACGATCTGCTGGCCCGGCACCGGGCCGTGCTCCCGTCCCGGATGCCGCTCCATCACGACGAGCCGATCGAGCTGGTCCCCGGTTGCGGCCGGGGCAACCTGGTCGAGGCGATCCGGTCCGGTGGAGCGGAGGTGGCGGCGTGAGCGCGGCGGAGCACGGCGTGGACGTCATCGGCCACTTCGTCGACGGCAAGCCGTTCAGTGGCTCGTCCGGTCGGCACGGGGACGTCTTCGACCCGGCGACCGGTCGGCGTACCGCCCGGGTGGAGCTGGCCTCGGCGGCGGACGTCGCGGTCGCGGTGGAGGCCGCCGGGCGCGCGGCCCGGCTCTGGCGGGACGCCTCGCTGGCCAGGCGGACGGCCGTGCTGTTCGCCTTCCGGGAGCTGGTGCACGCGCGGCGGGACCGGCTCGCCGAGGTGATCACCGCCGAGCACGGCAAGGTGCTCGCCGACGCCGCCGGCGAGGTGCAGCGCGGCCTGGAGATCATCGAGTACGCCTGCGGCATCCCCTCCGCGCTGCGCGGCGGGTTCAGCGAGAACGTCTCCACCGAGGTCGACTCGTACAGCCTGCGGCAGCCACTCGGCGTGGTCGCGGTGATCTCCCCGTTCAACTTCCCGGCGATGGTGCCGCTGTGGTTCCTTCCCATCGCGGTGGCCTGCGGCAACGCGGTGGTGCTCAAGCCGAGCGAGAAGGACCCGAGCGCGGCGCTGCTGCTGGCGGAGTGGTTCGCCGAGGCGGGCCTGCCCGACGGGGTGCTCAACGTCGTCAACGGCGACGCCGAGGCCGTGGACGCGCTGCTGGAGCATCCCGGCGTGAAGGCCGTGTCGTTCGTCGGCTCCACCCCGGTCGCCCGGCACGTCCACCAGCGCGGCACCGCCGCCGGCAAGCGGGTGCAGGCGTTGGGCGGGGCGAAGAACCACATGGTGGTGCTCCCCGACGCCGACCTGGACCTGGCCGCCGACGCGGCGGTCAACGCCGGT
Above is a genomic segment from Micromonospora sp. M71_S20 containing:
- a CDS encoding DUF6114 domain-containing protein, yielding MTAGEQHRVPAARRPGGRWRRWRRGRPFTAGVLIALGGTEMLVTLRAPLGVLLHVGPQGLAAYLVPAVLVLCGVLLVATPQQRVFYAVLSLLLGLVSWLTSNLGGFLVGMLLTLVGGALAFAWTPDKRPPPTDATGAPGAPDPAAEDESALLPRTRTAEDEDGSARLPGARTPDPTPADRG
- a CDS encoding DUF6230 family protein; its protein translation is MSEQIAPIEPDPPRSGVRWRRFAATLGTVVAGAAGMVVLTAQGVLGAQFAISGMPFTVTADRLTGTGFEQFATIDNMIPDSPNQGDTGGQVLVMVSAIDKAELTNLCQSINLGGVYLKITAGGGGTPVTARTLVVDGDEVAGNASFKNINVGQDASTLDQVPGVRGNPGVFAQQSDTVIITNLRQNNYATTAAVFNLPDLRMAFTSDGC
- a CDS encoding TetR/AcrR family transcriptional regulator → MTTQRRPHPAPAPLPGARPGRDPDRAIKRGPRRLSAEAVAATQRDRLFDGLVREVATKGYDNARVTDICHAAGVTRPAFYALFSGKEDAFLAAYRHGVAVLSQLMEDAYREAGPAWSDAARAALRTLLEVLASVPAFARMALVEVDAAGPDARRERDALLGSFRRFFADAGPGPTADVDRDALVSTVVGGIHATVRNRVAQGRATELPLLLPVLTYAATAPFLGTDGAARATRLARPADGPGTTAPCAPTGEAAPLP
- a CDS encoding Tat pathway signal sequence domain protein, which translates into the protein MLRYGRIGVGLTTLALLAGLAAAPGSAAAPRSATPAPFANNVLTYPTPGGTAVAVNDVIRASLRTGTNATFYSSATGTTGVKCAASSFSATVLSNPAAPGTATESLTAQSFTNCTTNVIGTTGVQSVTVQNLPYATSVTSAGVVRISGTATAPIQSTVVLNSLLGAITCVYRTSTNSLTGTATNANNSITFTNQTLTKFSGPSLCFGTAYFSAAYSPVQDASKGNAPVYVN
- a CDS encoding CoA-acylating methylmalonate-semialdehyde dehydrogenase, with the translated sequence MDVIGHFVDGKPFSGSSGRHGDVFDPATGRRTARVELASAADVAVAVEAAGRAARLWRDASLARRTAVLFAFRELVHARRDRLAEVITAEHGKVLADAAGEVQRGLEIIEYACGIPSALRGGFSENVSTEVDSYSLRQPLGVVAVISPFNFPAMVPLWFLPIAVACGNAVVLKPSEKDPSAALLLAEWFAEAGLPDGVLNVVNGDAEAVDALLEHPGVKAVSFVGSTPVARHVHQRGTAAGKRVQALGGAKNHMVVLPDADLDLAADAAVNAGFGSAGERCMAISALVAVEPVADALVARIAERMRRLRTGDGRRGCDMGPLVTAAHAARVRSYVEAGVAVGAVPVVDGRDVEPDGDANGFWLGPTLFDRVTPDMSIYTDEIFGPVLGVVRVGSYEEAVELVNANPYGNGTAIFTNDGGAARRYQHEVEVGMVGVNVPIPVPMAYYSFGGWKASLFGDLHAHGEDGVRFFTRGKVVTSRWLDPRHGGVNLGFPTQT